A single window of Ictalurus furcatus strain D&B chromosome 3, Billie_1.0, whole genome shotgun sequence DNA harbors:
- the LOC128605374 gene encoding synapse differentiation-inducing gene protein 1, whose product MESGLRTAPRAEEEKSPPAQRKLSRAGGGDLGPECCKCNGRINTRSVMVETKEGRVSVYSAPQYQSQVVVNYSPEHADQDRNGHHPQLLNPSALPQALDPFYKPNLILYPEGVLKVWGEGSDCCETTFIEDMAPANSAATVTKDGLMFTDNKFLDLSMEDTKIHTLSYDVDDDDEFEELESEYSSDSESEDNFLMMPPRDHLGLSVFSMLCCFWPLGIAAFYLSHQTNKAVNKGDLHHASSSSRRALFLAVLSITIGTGIYVGVAVALIAYLSKNNHL is encoded by the exons ATGGAATCAGGGCTCAGAACTGCCCCCAGAGCAGAAGAGGAGAAATCTCCTCCTGCTCAGAGAAAGTTATCAAGAGCAGGTGGTGGTGACCTGGGGCCTGAGTGCTGCAAATGCAACGGTCGGATCAACACCCGAAGCGTAATGGTGGAGACCAAGGAAGGACGCGTGTCAGTGTACTCAGCCCCACAGTATCAGAGCCAGGTGGTGGTCAATTATTCCCCCGAGCATGCAGATCAGGACAGAAATGGGCACCATCCGCAACTGCTCAACCCCAGTGCCTTGCCCCAGGCTCTGGACCCTTTTTATAAGCCCAACCTCATCCTGTACCCTGAAGGAGTTCTGAAAGTGTGGGGGGAGGGAAGCGACTGCTGTGAGACTACGTTCATTGAGGACATGGCTCCTGCTAACTCCGCTGCTACGGTTACTAAAGATGGGCTCATGTTCACTGACAACAAATTCCTGGATTTATCTATGGAGGATACCAAGATTCATACACTGTCGTATGATGTGGATGATGACGATGAGTTTGAAGAGCTGGAG AGTGAGTACTCAAGTGACTCAGAGAGTGAGGACAACTTCCTAATGATGCCCCCGCGAGACCACCTGGGCCTCAGTGTGTTTTCAATGCTGTGCTGCTTCTGGCCGCTGGGCATCGCAGCCTTCTACCTGTCTCATCAG ACTAACAAAGCAGTAAATAAAGGGGACTTGCACCATGCCAGCTCCAGCTCCAGACGTGCTCTCTTCCTGGCTGTGCTGTCCATCACAATCGGTACCGGCATCTACGTTGGCGTAGCAGTGGCTCTTATTGCATACCTTTCCAAGAACAACCACTTGTAG